The following are from one region of the Nicotiana tabacum cultivar K326 chromosome 3, ASM71507v2, whole genome shotgun sequence genome:
- the LOC142161757 gene encoding uncharacterized protein LOC142161757, with translation MLTYWDPQNLIFRFGECEMTPTLAEMSGLTRLNYIGKDMILPRDQCLKDNKHLKCLEQSWISLDYLFARFGPQDSFDIFWDEFCTTKAKWQRRRLEAFSLALLGLLVFPLDERHISTRLQSVIMALFHEKQRETVTVVPMILAELYRALSEVRGGVRYFEGSNLLLQLWMMEHLYTTSLLCPIDRALRYRVVCIERRMKSPKFRYLVGITAWIEFLGLRTNGNVLWAYLWLPLDDILVGCLMLPFLMLIGLKCVRPYTPDRVMRQLGRRQEEPPTLNLRRHIINFSKKAVDEIKYVQYWNNAKRMKKNTLVEDVGRPECTQEYLIWLQSVPPGVSILLPAQLRGRAVQTDDFGEASDQDSWDKLELIKSQLVGLAASVEQHSQYLFRVGLQDEGAHARAFIPSVGVSLRGMLQSLSMTDSPGPSQSGQPHSGAA, from the coding sequence ATGCTGACTTATTGGGATCCGCAAAATTTGATTTTCAGATTTGGAGAGTGTGAGATGACTCCTACCTTGGCGGAAATGTCTGGTCTCACTCGTTTAAACTATATAGGCAAGGACATGATACTTCCTCGAGACCAATGCCTGAAAGATAATAAGCATTTAAAATGTCTTGAGCAGTCCTGGATATCCTTGGATTATTTGTTTGCTAGATTTGGACCACAGGATAGTTTTGATATCTTTTGGGATGAGTTCTGCACAACCAAGGCAAAGTGGCAAAGACGTCGCCTCGAAGCTTTCAGCCTTGCTTTGTTGGGATTATTGGTTTTTCCATTAGATGAGAGGCATATTAGCACCCGTCTACAGTCAGTGATAATGGCACTATTTCATGAGAAGCAACGCGAAACCGTTACCGTTGTGCCGATGATCTTAGCAGAGTTGTACCGAGCCCTGAGTGAGGTTAGGGGAGGTGTCAGATATTTTGAGGGAAGTAACCTTTTGCTACAGCTGTGGATGATGGAGCATTTGTACACCACTTCCTTACTTTGTCCCATCGACCGTGCCTTGAGGTATCGGGTGGTATGCATCGAACGCAGGATGAAATCTCCTAAGTTTAGGTACCTAGTAGGCATCACGGCTTGGATTGAGTTCCTCGGTTTGAGGACAAATGGGAATGTTTTGTGGGCTTACCTTTGGCTACCTTTGGATGATATCTTGGTAGGGTGCCTCATGCTGCCTTTCCTGATGCTGATAGGACTCAAGTGTGTCAGACCGTACACTCCCGATAGGGTAATGCGGCAATTGGGCAGAAGACAAGAGGAGCCTCCAACTTTGAATCTTCGGAGGCACATCATAAATTTTAGCAAAAAGGCGGTTGATGAAATCAAGTATGTGCAATACTGGAACAATGcaaagaggatgaagaaaaataCATTAGTAGAGGACGTCGGCAGGCCCGAGTGTACTCAGGAGTACTTGATTTGGTTACAATCCGTCCCGCCAGGGGTCAGCATCCTATTGCCAGCCCAACTCAGGGGTCGGGCAGTTCAGACAGATGATTTTGGGGAAGCATCGGACCAAGATTCCTGGGATAAGCTTGAGTTGATAAAGTCTCAGTTAGTGGGATTGGCAGCAAGCGTGGAACAGCATAGCCAGTATTTGTTCAGGGTCGGCCTTCAGGATGAGGGGGCACACGCCAGGGCCTTTATTCCCAGCGTCGGTGTTTCTTTACGTGGCATGttacagagtttgagcatgacggaCAGCCCAGGACCATCCCAGTCAGGACAACCGCAttcaggagcagcttga